A part of Palaemon carinicauda isolate YSFRI2023 chromosome 8, ASM3689809v2, whole genome shotgun sequence genomic DNA contains:
- the LOC137645472 gene encoding protein FAM200A-like, with product MSAKKRKYNEDYIRFGFVSLILGKDSANKLSQISLPNDTIQRRIHELSQDIKEQTLELVRASPVFAIQCDETTDIAQCAQFLMYARFASGNNIKEEILFCCPMESSSRTLPDEMRDVLNVAIKVVNFIKSGALNSRLFKLLCKDMDSEHEALLFHTNIRWLSKGNMLERLYELREEVIIFLDSQQKAALHDKFKSDSFQIILAYLVDIFESLNAVNLKLQGKNIHIISHHDTIRTFMAKLDLWKCRIQQGNAASFRNLDSGLAHGNLDPELKILIITHLSSLKAEFTKYFPDIDDMRESWKFIRNPFQCEFANVAEEIQEEFLELKFNSTAKDEFNDLDLETFWIKYHSVYPLISHQALRVLTILSVFATVDVTELDSLLLVLKSKQLELRISTRSPPEVSRQWNYLSHARLKDKFRQFDKSKISMNSESIVPQPSQRPLSLS from the exons ATGAGTGCCAAGAAGCGGAAGTATAACGAAGATTATATTCGTTTTGGATTTGTGTCCCTCATTCTTGGTAAAGATAGTGCAAATAAGCTTTCCCAAATTTCCTTGCCAAACGATACAATCCAGAGAAGGATCCATGAACTGTCTCAAGATATCAAAGAACAAACACTCGAACTAGTAAGAGCCTCGCCTGTTTTTGCAATCCAGTGTGATGAAACGACCGATATCGCTCAGTGTGCTCAGTTCTTGATGTATGCTCGTTTTGCGTCAGGCAACAATATAAAggaggaaattttgttttgttgccccatggaaagtt catccagaactttgcctgATGAAATGAGGGATGTTCTAAATGTGGCTATAAAGGTAGTAAATTTCATCAAATCTGGAGCCTTAAACAGTCGTCTCTTCAAATTATTGTGTAAGGATATGGATTCTGAACATGAAGCCCTGCTTTTTCACACAAACATACGATGGTTATCAAAAGGAAACATGCTTGAAAGGCTTTATGAGCTACGAGAAGAAGTAATAATATTTCTAGATTCACAGCAGAAGGCAGCCCTTCATGACAAATTCAAGTCTGACAGCTTTCAGATAATTCTAGCTTACTTGGTGGATATTTTTGAATCTTTGAATGCAGTGAAccttaaactacaagggaaaaataTCCACATCATCTCTCACCACGACACCATTCGAACTTTCATGGCCAAACTCGACCTCTGGAAATGTCGAATTCAGCAGGGAAATGCAGCCAGTTTTAGGAACTTAGATTCTGGGCTCGCTCATGGTAACCTTGACCCTGAGTTAAAGATCCTTATAATCACTCATCTAAGCAGCTTGAAAGCAGAATTCACGAAATACTTTCCAGACATAGATGACATGCGTGAATCCTGGAAATTCATTAGGAATCCTTTTCAGTGTGAATTCGCTAATGTTGCTGAGGAAAttcaagaggagtttcttgagttaAAGTTTAATTCCACAGCTAAGGATGAATTCAACGATTTGGATTTGGAGACATTCTGGATTAAATACCATTCTGTGTACCCTCTGATCTCACATCAGGCTCTTCGGGTTCTAACAAT TTTGTCAGTTTTTGCAACTGTCGACGTAACGGAACTGGATTCTCTTCTTCTTGTGTTGAAGTCGAAGCAACTGGAGTTGAGGATTTCAACACGATCGCCACCAGAGGTATCGCGCCAGTGGAATTATCTGTCACATGCGAGGTTGAAGGACAAGTTTCGACAGTTTGACAAGTCGAAGATCTCGATGAACTCAGAATCGATCGTTCCACAACCGAGTCAAAGGCCGCTGTCGCTGTCGTAA